The stretch of DNA ATATAACCAACAGAAGGTTTTCAAATGACGCCATTGACGCCCTGATGAAATACTCATGGCCAGGAAACGTAAGAGAACTTGAGAACATGATTGACCGGGTACTTACATTTTCCGAGGAAGAGATAATAACTGCAGAGGAGCTCCCACTGGAACTCCGAGAGCAGCTCATATCGGTAGAGTTTCCACCTGACGGGGTGTTTCTTGATGACATATTGATGGAAACAGAAAAACTGTATCTTAAAAAAGCACTTGAAACAGCCGCCGGAAATAAAACAGAGGCGGCAAAAGTGCTAAACATATCGTTTCGCCAATTCAGACACAGACTTAAAAAGTATGGTATTGATTAACAACGGATTGCATTTTTGTTGTACCAGCTTGTATAATCAAAAGTGTTAAAATGCCTGAGTGCCAATCAGACGTTTGTAAACACCAGATTTTCAGATACCGGAGTAAATACTGACACATGAGACTTTTAGATTTCTTAACTGCTGAGACTGACCTCAGAAGCACCAGGGTCATTGTGATGTCCACCCTGGCAGGTTCTGCCAATGCAATGGTAGTAGTAATCATAAACAACGTCGCTCAGGATTTTTCAGAGCTTAATTTCAGATCCCTTCTAATGTTTTCTCTGTGCATCTTACTGTATGTAGTTACAAAAAAATATTCACTCTATGAAACTGCCACAACAGTGCGCACGGCCATGTATCGAGCCAATATGCGGATTTCTGATAAAATCAGGCGCACATCTCTCATGTCTCTGGAGACAATCGGTAAAACACAAATATATACCACTATGGCTGAAAACACGGAAATTGTCTATGAGGCGTCAAGAAAAATGGTCAACGGAATCTCCCAGATAGTAATGCTGGTTTTCTGCTTTATTTATATAGCCATACTTTCTATGACAGCCTTCTGGTTTTCTATAGCCATGATAGGCAGCGCAGTTTTAATCTATATTCTAAACCAAAAAAAAATAAGCGAAGGACTTCGCGCAGCGGCCAATAAAGAGGGCGAATATTTTGACACTATGAATCATATCCTTGAGGGTTTTAAGGAAATCAAGATGAATGTGAAAAAAAGCGAGGATCTGCTACGAAATTATCTTGAAAAAATATCTCGTTCCACTAAAGAGCTACAGATAGGCACAGAGAACAGAGTGATAGCAAACTACATATTTATTCAGATATTTTTCTACATACTACTTGGTTCTATAGTGTTTGTGCTGCCTCAGACCTCGTCAGTAACGGTGAAGGTGGTAGGACAGATAACCGCTGTGATACTTTTTATAATAGGCCCCCTGGGAAACGTGGTAGAAGCCATACCGCTTATACTAAAGGCAAACATGTCGCTTGAGCGCTTTGACAATCTTGAGAAACTTCTGGAGGACTCCGACGATATGAAACACACAGCCCCTGATGCAATCCTAAGAAGTAAAGAAACATTTGACGCAATAACTCTCAAAAGAGTAATATTTACGTACCCTGAAACACCAGCAAAGCAATCTTTCACCGTAGGGCCCATAGACCTGACTATCAAACGGGGTGAAGTCGTCTTTTTAGTTGGCGGAAACGGTTCCGGCAAAACCACCCTGCTTAAAATACTGACAGGCCTCTATTATCCTCAGTCGGGAACTATTATGGTTGATGATATAGCGGTTAATATGACAAATTACGCATATTACAGAGACCTGATTGCTGTTATCTTCACTGAGTCCCATGTCTTTGACAGGCTTTATGGGATAGATGATGTTGACGAGATAAAACTAAACGAGCTTATCAATATGATGGAACTGGTTGATAAAACCTCATACGTTGAGGGTAAATTTACTGATATAAAACTCTCCACCGGACAGCGCAAAAGACTGGCCCTGATTGAATCCTTAATGGAGAACAGAGCGGTTTATGTGCTGGATGAGGTGGCGGCAGACCAGGACCCGCATTTCAGAAAGTACTTTTACGACAATATATTAAGGAAAATGCAAAGCGAGGGTAAAACGATTATTGCAGCCACTCATGATGACAAGTATTTTTATGTTGCTGACCGGGTGCTTAAAATGGATTACGGGAAAATAACTGAGGACAGACATCATGGGCAGCACAAGTAAACTTAAAAACCGCATAGCCTGCTTCAGAGACAACCTTAGCGAACACATCCCGCAGATGCTGGTAACTCTGATACTGGTAGCACTATTATTAGCGTTTCTTTGGCAGCGGATTGTTATTTCTGTAAACTCCGGAGAGGCAGGAGTGCTGTATAAGAGGTTTTACGGCGGTACGGTAGTAGATAAGGTTTACGGAGAGGGAATACACTTGATATTTCCATGGGATTCCATGACTGTGTACAACGTCAGATATCAGACTTTGCAGCACAACGTGGATGCAATAACCAAACAAGGATTAACAATACATCTGGATGTTGTTATCAGATACCGTCCGGAATATCAGGTGTTAGGAGTGCTGCATCAGGCAGTCGGAACTGATTATGCTAACACAATAGTAAAACCTGAGGTGGAGGCTGCCTTGCGTGCCGTAGTAGGTAATTATGACGCTGATGATGTATATTCCAACAAAAATGCAGCGATTCAGACAATAGTAAACCAGAGTCTCAGACAGGTATCTCGCAGATTCGTTCAGATAGACAGCGTTATGATAACAAAGGTCACACTGCCGGAGAAGATACAAAAAGCCATCTTGCAAAAAATGGAACAAGAGCAGATGGATCTCGCATATGATTACAAGGTAGATATAGAGAAAAAAGAAGCCTTTAGAAAGAAGATAGAGGCCGAGGGTATAAAAGTCTATAACGAAACTATAAACGCTACTTTAAATGAAAACATACTAAGATATGTGGGTATAGCTGCTACCAAAGATTTGTCAACATCCCCAAATTCAAAGATTATAGTCATAGGGGGCGGCAAGACCGGCTTACCTGTTCTTTTGGATACAGGGAAATAGAGGTTGTCGGGTTTGAAGAGAACATTTGTTTTAATTACAGTTTTAATTTTTATATCATTGCTTAATTCATGCAAGACGTATTTTGAAAAAACAGAGAAAAGGGGCGTAAAAGCTGAAAAACTAAGCGGGAATATAGTTATTGGGGTTGTGAGATCATCCACACAAACCGATGACATGGTAGATGGCATTATGCTGGCCGTAGAAGAGTTCAATGCAAAGGGCGGCTTTAAGGGTAGAAAAATGAGGTACATAGAAAGAGAAGACAATGGTAAACCGGACAACGCTATAGAAATAGCGCGTGAATTTGCAAATAATGAAGATGTAATAGCTGTTATTGGCCATCTGAACACAGACGTTGCGATTGCCGCATCAGTTGTGTATGAATATAATGGTGTTGTTTTTATAACACCAAGGGCGACAAATCCACTCCTTACCAGACATGGCTTTGGGTACGTGTTCAGAAATAGAACCTCGGATGGATATAGCGCTTTGTGGCTGGCTAAATATATGTACGACATGGGGTATAAAGACGTCGTAGTAGTTGACGACAACTCGGCCTACGGCACAGGGTTGGCAATCTCTTTTCAGACGTATGCCACAGATTTCGGGCTTAATGTGGAAAAAGGGTTTGCTTATTATAAGGGATACACTGATTACAGGTATATTATCGAAAATATAAAAGGACAGGGCAAATTCGATGCAGTATTCATTGCAGGAACAGCTCCTGATGCGGCTGTATTTATACAGCAAGCAAGGGAGATGGGATTAACAGCACCTTTTGTAGGAGG from Nitrospirota bacterium encodes:
- a CDS encoding cyclic peptide export ABC transporter; this translates as MRLLDFLTAETDLRSTRVIVMSTLAGSANAMVVVIINNVAQDFSELNFRSLLMFSLCILLYVVTKKYSLYETATTVRTAMYRANMRISDKIRRTSLMSLETIGKTQIYTTMAENTEIVYEASRKMVNGISQIVMLVFCFIYIAILSMTAFWFSIAMIGSAVLIYILNQKKISEGLRAAANKEGEYFDTMNHILEGFKEIKMNVKKSEDLLRNYLEKISRSTKELQIGTENRVIANYIFIQIFFYILLGSIVFVLPQTSSVTVKVVGQITAVILFIIGPLGNVVEAIPLILKANMSLERFDNLEKLLEDSDDMKHTAPDAILRSKETFDAITLKRVIFTYPETPAKQSFTVGPIDLTIKRGEVVFLVGGNGSGKTTLLKILTGLYYPQSGTIMVDDIAVNMTNYAYYRDLIAVIFTESHVFDRLYGIDDVDEIKLNELINMMELVDKTSYVEGKFTDIKLSTGQRKRLALIESLMENRAVYVLDEVAADQDPHFRKYFYDNILRKMQSEGKTIIAATHDDKYFYVADRVLKMDYGKITEDRHHGQHK
- a CDS encoding prohibitin family protein — translated: MGSTSKLKNRIACFRDNLSEHIPQMLVTLILVALLLAFLWQRIVISVNSGEAGVLYKRFYGGTVVDKVYGEGIHLIFPWDSMTVYNVRYQTLQHNVDAITKQGLTIHLDVVIRYRPEYQVLGVLHQAVGTDYANTIVKPEVEAALRAVVGNYDADDVYSNKNAAIQTIVNQSLRQVSRRFVQIDSVMITKVTLPEKIQKAILQKMEQEQMDLAYDYKVDIEKKEAFRKKIEAEGIKVYNETINATLNENILRYVGIAATKDLSTSPNSKIIVIGGGKTGLPVLLDTGK
- a CDS encoding ABC transporter substrate-binding protein translates to MKRTFVLITVLIFISLLNSCKTYFEKTEKRGVKAEKLSGNIVIGVVRSSTQTDDMVDGIMLAVEEFNAKGGFKGRKMRYIEREDNGKPDNAIEIAREFANNEDVIAVIGHLNTDVAIAASVVYEYNGVVFITPRATNPLLTRHGFGYVFRNRTSDGYSALWLAKYMYDMGYKDVVVVDDNSAYGTGLAISFQTYATDFGLNVEKGFAYYKGYTDYRYIIENIKGQGKFDAVFIAGTAPDAAVFIQQAREMGLTAPFVGGNGIHSPLLWTIAGKAAEGVVTSTEFNHEDNNTITREFIRHFEAKYKRQPHEMAALGYDDVELIIYAFTKGGTTTPEVIASNIRFIEGWESVLGYYDMKENGDIGDKRIYFEKLRNGEFTLLNYDKDETYEGIKKFFDEHLKDIHKEVQK